The DNA sequence ACATTCCATTCTCCTTCCATTTTTCCTGTTCGACTGCACTCACTAACGGTCTCAGAACTTCAGGTTGAGTTGCTGACACGCTTGATTGATATTCGTTATTCGTTCCTGAAAACAACCACCGGGGACGACACTTAGGTCGTCCCCGGTGGAAATGGCGTTTCAGTCCGGATTCGTCCGAGGGCCTTACAGACGAATTTCTGAACTGGTTTTGCTGTCCTACGCAAGCAACATGCCAGTCGGTACAAAAATGAGAGACTCTAAAAAACAGCCTGATTTTCTGCTCCTCAGAATCGAGCTGTCAGCCTGTCATACCACAACCGCTGGTCGCTCAACAGACACCCTGATCGCTGGCAGGTCAGACCCCGGAACGCAGATCGCTCAAAACACGATCGGGCAGGGGAGAAGAATTAACGCAAAATCGAATCAGCTGCGACGTTCCTGCTGTCGAAGGAACGCCAGCACATCCCGGCAACCGCGCTGGATCTGGGCGCTCATCACTTCGCGGGCCAGGGGGCCATCGCCGGCCCGCAGCGCGGCCAGCAGTTTTTCTTTGTCGCTGCAGGTCCGCTCGGCCAGTTCCACGGTCAGCAGTCGAGAGCTGTTCCGCTGCGATTCAAACACCAGGGTGACCGCACTGTGCTCGCGAATCACTTTCGCGATCAAACGGTTGCGAGAAGCCTCGATTACAATCTGGTGAAACACCGCTTCACAATCCAGCCAGCGATGAAACTGCGCCGGGGTCGCGAAACCTTCATTCCGCTGCTGAACCAGATCGCGGATCTCATGGAACTCAACCATCAGGGCATCCAGATCATCCAGCTGATGCGGCGTAATGTAGCGGGCCGCTTCCGCAGCCGCACAACTCTCCAGCGCATCCCGCAGAACATAGAGCTCTTCCAGATCTTCCCGATTCGGGTTCCGCACAAAGGCACCCGCGCCAGGCACATGCTCTACCAGACCTTCCGAGACCAGCCGGTGAATCGCCTCACGCACGGGAATCACACTCACGCCAATCCGCTCGGCCAGCTTACGATTGACCAGCTGCGTACCGGGAGTCAGATTCCCCTCCTGCAGTTCCTGCCTGATGTAACGATAAGCACGATCGGCCAGCTTTTCGGTGGCTTCATACATAACTGGCTTTCCGGTTGACATTTTGCTCCTCGCTAACCACAATTAAACTAATGTTATAACATGTTATTACACAGTGTCAAGAATTCAAATCGCGGTCGGTAAAATGCAGAGCCTCGATCTCGACACCGTGCAGAACGGGAATGTTTCACTGACTCCAGACCTATCAGCAGAGGCGCTCACTATGAAAATCTCCTTGAAGCTCATTCCACTGATCCTGCTCATCTTAAACGTCAAACTGCACGCCGCCGATCAGTTGCCGCTCATCGATCTTTCCAAACAGACCGAGCGTCAGACCGTCATCGCCGCTGGTACTCCCGATGTCTACCAGGGACACCCGACCACACTGCTGATGCCCGATCAGAAAACCATCTACGCTGTCTGGTGCATCAATCACGGCGGTTCCGCCGGTCCCATGGCCCGCAGCGCTGATGGAGGCAAAACCTGGGAGCGAATCGATGAACGACTGCCCGCCGGTTACTCCACCCATCAGAACTGTCCCAGCATTTATCGGATGATCGGCCCCGATGGCACCGCACGCCTCTGGGTCTTCTCAGCTGCACTCGGAAAACGGGGCGGCCCGGGCATGCCCAGCATCATGAGTGAAGACGACGGGAAAACCTGGAAAGAAATGCCGCCCCTCGGTTTCCCCTGTGTCATGACCTTCAGCAGCATGGTCCGCCTCAAAGATGGCCGTTACCTCGGTCTCTACCATCGCGGTCCGGACGGTAAGGACCGGGCGCCGCTGGTCGTCCTACAGACCATCTCCGCAGACGGCGGCTTCACATGGTCCAAGCCGCAGATCGTCGCCGAAGTCGAAGGTAAAAATCCCTGTGAGCCCTGTGTCTTCCGCAGTCCCGACGGCAAACAGCTCTGCTGCCTGATGCGGGAAAATACACACAAAGGCCGCAGCCTGATGATGTTCAGCAACGATGATGGCCAGACCTGGACGCAGCCCGTCGATACCCCCTGGGGCCTGACGGGCGACCGTCATAAAGAAGTCTTCACGAAAGACGGACAGCTGGTGATCTGCTTCCGCGATCAGGCCCCCGGCAGTTCGAGTCGCGGCGACTTTGTTGCCTGGGTTGGCACTTACGACGATATCGTCAAGGGACGGGATGGAAAGTACCGCATCAAGCTGCTGCATCAGTATGGACGCAAAGGCGATTGTGGCTACCCCGGTGTCGAACTCCTGCCCGATGGCACCATCGTCGCGACGACCTACGTCAAATACCGTGACAACGCCAATCAGAACTCAGTGGTCTCCGTTCGTTTCAAATTGGATGAACTTCCTAAAGCGAAGGAATAGTTCATCTTCGTTGCGCAGTAATGGTAAAGCAGGGGGGGCTGGCTTTCAAACGCCTCAATAGCGAGGCGTCTCCACGAAACCTTCCCCCACCTTTTCCATTACGAAGCCCAGGCCCAACGCACCGGCTTCCAGTACGGCAAACAGAATAATCAGCCACAGCCGTTCTGAGAACGTGAAGGCGATCACCGCCAGGCAGTTGGGAAGCTGTTTAAACGCGTTACCGATGAAATCCATCAAGGCACGTGCCGCGGTTTTGATCATCGCACTGCGGGCAGCCGCTCGCCTGGTCGAACGGAAGTCTGACTCCAGTTCGTCGCCATGCTCCTCAGCAAAACGTTCCACTTCATTGGACCGCCAGCCCTCTTTCGCATGCGCATAAGCGGCGGCAGCACAAGCCCAGCCAAACATCGCAATGCCGATCATCACCAGCATGATCACCTGTTTGGTCGACCAGCCCTCATCGTGGTCTTTCCGTTTTTTTTTCTTCTTGCGACCCGATTTCGTCGCCTTTTTTTTCCGTACCGGCGGCGCATCCTCTTCAACACGTGCGACTTTGCGGCTGGCGGGCCGGCGTCTGGGTTTTCGACTGACAGAGTCTCCCGCACTCTCGGGAGGACGTCTGCGCTTTCGACGGGGACGGGGGTCTTCGGTCATCTTCTCAGAGTTCCTTACGTCAGCAGATATCTTATGGAAATCACATCAGTCAATTTTGCTCATCGCATAGCCCAGCCCCAATGCGCCTACTTCCAGGCAGGCAATCAGAATGACCAGCCACAACCGGTGCTGAAATGAAAACGCCAGTACTCCAAACAGATTGGGAAGC is a window from the Gimesia benthica genome containing:
- a CDS encoding GntR family transcriptional regulator, yielding MYEATEKLADRAYRYIRQELQEGNLTPGTQLVNRKLAERIGVSVIPVREAIHRLVSEGLVEHVPGAGAFVRNPNREDLEELYVLRDALESCAAAEAARYITPHQLDDLDALMVEFHEIRDLVQQRNEGFATPAQFHRWLDCEAVFHQIVIEASRNRLIAKVIREHSAVTLVFESQRNSSRLLTVELAERTCSDKEKLLAALRAGDGPLAREVMSAQIQRGCRDVLAFLRQQERRS
- a CDS encoding sialidase family protein, with translation MKISLKLIPLILLILNVKLHAADQLPLIDLSKQTERQTVIAAGTPDVYQGHPTTLLMPDQKTIYAVWCINHGGSAGPMARSADGGKTWERIDERLPAGYSTHQNCPSIYRMIGPDGTARLWVFSAALGKRGGPGMPSIMSEDDGKTWKEMPPLGFPCVMTFSSMVRLKDGRYLGLYHRGPDGKDRAPLVVLQTISADGGFTWSKPQIVAEVEGKNPCEPCVFRSPDGKQLCCLMRENTHKGRSLMMFSNDDGQTWTQPVDTPWGLTGDRHKEVFTKDGQLVICFRDQAPGSSSRGDFVAWVGTYDDIVKGRDGKYRIKLLHQYGRKGDCGYPGVELLPDGTIVATTYVKYRDNANQNSVVSVRFKLDELPKAKE